From the genome of Deltaproteobacteria bacterium:
GGAGAACCCAAGATAAGAAAGTATCCACAAGAAAAAGAAACAATGAAATGGTACTGACCAAAAGCAGAACGATGAGGGTCGCGGCACGAATCTCGTTCCGTGCTGGCCACTGTACTCGTCGAAGTTCGGCCCACGCCTCTTGGACAAATGTCCGTGCCGTCTCGATTCCGTCTTTTATCCCTTGCACAAGCACCACCACATGGCTTTTTCGCTACGCCTTATTGAGAACGGGTCAGGCAGGATTCGAACCTGCAACCCCCGGATTTGGAGTCCGGTGCTCTAACCAATTCGAGCTACTGACCCCCTTACGCCTTGGTTTCCCGATGAGAAGTGTGCGCGCGACAGACGGGGCAGAATTTTCGGAGAGAAATCTTATCAGGAGTCGTCTTCTTATTTTTTGTCGTTGTATAGTTTTTCTGTTTACATTGCTCGCAAGATAACGCTATAAGGTCGCGCATGGGTATCCTCGCTCTTGCTAGTTGTCTCTAGATTTTTGCCGTTTCGCAGTCTTTTCCAAAACGCTTA
Proteins encoded in this window:
- the secE gene encoding preprotein translocase subunit SecE; its protein translation is MQGIKDGIETARTFVQEAWAELRRVQWPARNEIRAATLIVLLLVSTISLFLFLVDTFLSWVLHAFLGN
- the rpmG gene encoding 50S ribosomal protein L33, whose translation is MRDLIALSCEQCKQKNYTTTKNKKTTPDKISLRKFCPVCRAHTSHRETKA